From Scylla paramamosain isolate STU-SP2022 chromosome 18, ASM3559412v1, whole genome shotgun sequence, one genomic window encodes:
- the LOC135109230 gene encoding uncharacterized protein LOC135109230, whose product MAKLLEGGRDSNVRQRLLRRHTEEEPSGLPRERVKRSTSAGERGKQDGLRKGEDVTSSHPSSLAASLSSLEVRARRLAWSAKESVTPTLKTPAEGRPADCVTRPSRQRPTSSGQHASLLPTAQTQEVTRETPEACNDLQAYACIGTGVEITKREPAAKGSQARQEHHRQRSDSWPEVTWRQIVRRASLTSLGHAYRSKLEVEPYDGLTIQKVPILTGPSKGEAPPSCGNEADEESGGEDSERASARAPRILGEGRLHLPSLQQTIH is encoded by the coding sequence ATGGCCAAGCTGCTGGAGGGTGGCAGAGATAGCAATGTGCGTCAGCGACTCTTACGGCGACACACGGAGGAAGAGCCGTCCGGTCTCCCGAGGGAGCGAGTGAAGCGGTCAACCTCAGCTGGGGAGCGGGGGAAGCAAGATGGTCTCCGCAAAGGAGAGGACGTCACGTCCTCCCATCCATCATCCCTGGCCGCCTCGCTCTCCTCCCTGGAGGTTAGGGCGCGGCGCCTTGCTTGGTCTGCTAAGGAATCTGTCACACCCACATTAAAGACGCCAGCAGAGGGGCGCCCTGCTGACTGTGTGACGCGCCCGTCTCGCCAGAGACCCACTAGTAGCGGCCAGCATGCCTCTCTTCTCCCTACTGCCCAAACACAGGAGGTCACTAGGGAGACTCCTGAGGCTTGTAATGATCTTCAGGCGTATGCTTGCATCGGCACTGGCGTGGAGATCACGAAGAGGGAGCCTGCCGCCAAAGGAAGTCAGGCCCGGCAGGAGCACCACCGACAGCGTTCTGACTCTTGGCCTGAGGTCACTTGGCGGCAGATAGTCAGACGCGCATCCCTCACGTCCCTTGGCCACGCTTACAGAAGCAAGTTGGAAGTGGAGCCCTATGACGGTCTGACCATCCAAAAGGTACCAATTCTTACCGGGCCCAGCAAGGGCGAAGCACCGCCGTCGTGTGGTAATGAGGCGGACGAGGAGAGCGGCGGAGAGGACAGTGAGCGAGCATCTGCCAGGGCTCCGAGGATACTGGGCGAAGGGAggctccaccttccttcccttcagcaAACTATTCACTAA